A single Rubrivivax gelatinosus IL144 DNA region contains:
- a CDS encoding cation:proton antiporter: protein MAAFEQVLLLFLAAVVLAAAARRVGAPYPVFLAIGGALLAFVPGAPQLSLPPELVLALFVAPVLVDAGFDASLRDLRDNWGPLLGLVVVAIGLTTAAVALVVHALAPGVPWAAAVALGALVAPPDAVAATAVLRPLRPPQRLLSVLEGESLLNDASALLIYRLAVGAVAAGGFSVQAVAPTFLLGVAGSLVAGPVLGWLVQRALERVQHIPTSIILTFLGAIGVWLFAERVGLSGVLTTVCFAMTLSRTAPARVPARVRLPTNAVWATVVFALNIFAFIFIGLQIRPILVELAPALREQYLTVGAAVLATVIGVRIAWQMSFNAVLRWRDRRFGFRPPRPMLQPTAGSGLVIAWAGMRGIVTLAAALALPEGFPARDMIVLTAFLVVLGTLLLQGLTLRPLLCALKLDDGDPVAHEERLARERLLQAACRHLPAGGSPAVDLVRHELTIRLGQMHLRDGPNAAFGAECDTAYRSALRAARAALLTLRQSGEIGDDAFHRLENDLDWMEVSDPLRAANADATE, encoded by the coding sequence ATGGCGGCGTTCGAGCAGGTTCTCTTGCTGTTCCTCGCCGCCGTGGTGCTGGCCGCGGCGGCGCGGCGGGTCGGTGCGCCGTATCCGGTGTTCCTGGCGATCGGCGGCGCGCTGCTGGCCTTCGTGCCCGGGGCGCCGCAGCTGAGCCTGCCGCCCGAACTGGTGCTGGCGCTGTTCGTCGCGCCGGTGCTCGTCGACGCCGGCTTCGACGCCTCGCTGCGCGACCTTCGCGACAACTGGGGGCCGCTGCTCGGCCTGGTGGTCGTGGCGATCGGCCTGACGACGGCGGCGGTGGCGCTGGTCGTGCATGCACTCGCGCCCGGCGTGCCCTGGGCGGCGGCGGTCGCGCTGGGCGCGCTCGTCGCCCCGCCCGATGCCGTGGCGGCGACGGCCGTCCTGCGCCCGCTGCGCCCGCCGCAGCGGCTGCTGAGCGTCCTGGAAGGTGAGAGCCTGCTCAACGACGCCAGCGCGCTGCTGATCTATCGCCTGGCCGTCGGCGCCGTCGCGGCGGGCGGTTTTTCGGTGCAGGCGGTGGCGCCGACCTTTCTGCTCGGCGTGGCCGGCAGCCTCGTCGCCGGGCCGGTGCTCGGCTGGCTGGTGCAGCGTGCACTCGAGCGTGTGCAGCACATCCCGACCTCGATCATCCTGACCTTCCTCGGCGCGATCGGCGTCTGGCTGTTCGCCGAGCGCGTCGGGCTGTCGGGCGTGCTGACGACGGTCTGCTTCGCGATGACCTTGTCGCGCACCGCGCCGGCACGGGTGCCGGCCCGCGTGCGCCTGCCGACCAACGCGGTCTGGGCGACGGTCGTCTTCGCGCTGAACATCTTCGCGTTCATCTTCATCGGGCTGCAGATCAGGCCGATCCTGGTCGAGCTGGCCCCGGCGCTGCGCGAGCAATACCTGACGGTGGGCGCCGCGGTGCTGGCGACCGTCATCGGCGTGCGCATCGCCTGGCAGATGTCGTTCAACGCGGTGCTGCGCTGGCGCGACCGCCGCTTCGGCTTCCGGCCGCCGCGCCCGATGCTGCAGCCCACCGCGGGCAGCGGGCTGGTGATCGCCTGGGCCGGCATGCGCGGCATCGTCACGCTCGCCGCCGCGCTGGCGCTGCCCGAAGGCTTCCCGGCACGCGACATGATCGTGCTCACCGCCTTCCTGGTCGTGCTCGGGACCCTGCTGCTGCAAGGCCTCACGCTGAGACCGCTGCTTTGCGCCCTGAAGCTCGACGACGGCGACCCGGTCGCCCACGAGGAACGGCTGGCACGCGAGCGCCTGCTGCAGGCGGCCTGCAGGCACCTGCCGGCCGGCGGCTCGCCGGCCGTCGATCTCGTGCGCCACGAGCTGACGATCCGCCTGGGTCAGATGCACCTGCGGGACGGTCCGAATGCCGCCTTCGGCGCGGAATGCGACACCGCCTACCGCAGCGCGCTGCGGGCCGCGCGGGCGGCGCTGCTGACGCTGCGCCAAAGCGGCGAGATCGGCGACGACGCCTTCCACCGCCTGGAGAACGACCTGGACTGGATGGAGGTCTCCGACCCGCTGCGGGCGGCGAACGCCGATGCCACCGAGTAA
- a CDS encoding pirin family protein, which yields MNPNETHPHAAPPAPRRIEARPSDVGGIVLRRALPHRALRTVGAWCFVDHAGPAHFPPGQGMHVGPHPHIGLQTFTWMIEGALLHRDSLGSEQLIRAGQVNLMTAGRGIAHSEDQVGDGGALHAAQMWIALPDAERNRAPAFEHHAELPVVEGDGVSVTVLVGEALGRRSPVQVFSPLVGLDLVAQREATVSLPLDPGFEHAALVLRKSATVAGEALEPGTLLDLGRGASAVEIHLAADAQLLLLGGAPFGPPPLLWWNFVARTQDELEQALADWNGGSERFGEVPGAGSPRLVAPSLAGLRLKSGT from the coding sequence ATGAACCCGAACGAGACCCACCCGCACGCTGCGCCGCCAGCCCCGCGGCGCATCGAGGCGCGCCCTTCCGACGTCGGCGGCATCGTGCTGCGGCGCGCCCTGCCCCACCGTGCGCTGCGCACCGTCGGCGCGTGGTGCTTCGTCGACCACGCCGGTCCGGCGCACTTCCCGCCCGGCCAGGGCATGCACGTGGGGCCGCATCCGCACATCGGGCTGCAGACCTTCACCTGGATGATCGAAGGCGCACTGCTGCACCGGGATTCGCTGGGCAGCGAGCAGCTGATCCGCGCCGGCCAGGTCAACCTGATGACCGCCGGGCGCGGCATCGCGCACAGCGAAGACCAGGTCGGCGACGGCGGCGCGCTGCACGCCGCGCAGATGTGGATCGCGCTGCCCGACGCCGAGCGCAACCGGGCGCCGGCCTTCGAGCACCACGCCGAACTGCCGGTCGTCGAAGGCGACGGCGTCAGCGTCACGGTGCTGGTCGGCGAGGCGCTCGGCCGGCGCTCGCCGGTGCAGGTGTTCAGCCCGCTGGTCGGCCTGGACCTCGTCGCGCAGCGCGAAGCGACCGTGAGCCTGCCGCTGGATCCCGGCTTCGAGCATGCGGCGCTGGTGCTGCGCAAGAGCGCCACCGTCGCGGGCGAAGCGCTGGAGCCTGGAACGCTGCTCGATCTGGGCCGGGGCGCCAGCGCCGTCGAGATCCACCTCGCCGCCGACGCGCAACTGCTGCTGCTGGGCGGCGCGCCGTTCGGGCCGCCGCCGCTGCTGTGGTGGAACTTCGTCGCCCGCACGCAGGACGAGCTGGAGCAGGCGCTGGCCGACTGGAACGGCGGCAGCGAGCGCTTCGGCGAGGTCCCGGGTGCGGGCTCGCCGCGCCTGGTCGCGCCGTCGCTCGCCGGGCTGCGCCTCAAGTCCGGCACCTGA